One Pseudomonadota bacterium DNA segment encodes these proteins:
- a CDS encoding Xaa-Pro peptidase family protein gives MLKSLNVCDLTPKEEIHKRIEQLRDKMEKNGIAFSIIMQNVDLFYFTGTLQKGVLFISLDREPLFFVEKSLSRAAAETPLKITPIKRDRDIKDLLPEKKILKGRGGMELDVLSVLMFEKWKDMLGCDSLSDISPLIKDIRIVKSTFEIEQVKKSGEIITHVFKKAKSVIKEGMREVDIAAILESEGRISGHQGFLRMRGLNQEMMNMYVTHGYSATIPSYGDVPISGVGTTHAIAQGPSINKIRRDIPVLIDYGGGYNGYITDETRVFVVGELKGIFKKAYNVAKEIIEDTLGHAKEGTNGTEIFNRALHIVQKAKLEEYFMGYGEGKVGFIGHGLGLEINELPVITPRHSVILEEGMVFAFEPKFIIPGKGATGIEVDFIVKKNGLERVTDSSIDVVYV, from the coding sequence ATGTTGAAGAGCTTAAATGTGTGTGACCTCACACCAAAAGAAGAGATACATAAAAGGATTGAGCAACTTAGAGATAAAATGGAAAAGAATGGTATTGCATTTTCTATTATTATGCAAAATGTTGATCTATTCTATTTTACGGGTACTTTGCAAAAAGGTGTTCTCTTTATTTCTCTTGACAGGGAACCGTTATTTTTTGTTGAGAAAAGTTTGAGCAGAGCTGCGGCTGAAACACCGCTAAAGATAACCCCAATAAAGCGGGATAGAGATATAAAGGATCTTCTTCCTGAAAAGAAAATATTAAAAGGCAGGGGAGGAATGGAGCTCGACGTGTTATCTGTTTTGATGTTTGAAAAGTGGAAGGACATGCTTGGCTGTGATAGCCTGTCGGATATTTCTCCATTAATAAAAGATATAAGGATCGTGAAGAGTACGTTCGAAATAGAACAGGTTAAGAAATCAGGAGAAATTATTACCCATGTTTTTAAGAAGGCAAAAAGTGTGATAAAAGAAGGCATGCGGGAGGTTGATATTGCTGCAATCCTTGAATCGGAGGGAAGAATCTCAGGTCATCAGGGTTTTTTACGAATGAGAGGATTAAACCAGGAGATGATGAATATGTATGTCACCCATGGTTATTCAGCTACTATACCATCCTATGGAGATGTCCCCATTTCCGGCGTTGGCACAACTCATGCGATAGCACAGGGACCATCAATAAATAAGATTAGAAGGGATATCCCTGTTCTTATTGATTATGGAGGCGGATATAACGGCTACATAACAGATGAGACAAGGGTATTTGTCGTGGGAGAATTAAAAGGAATCTTCAAAAAAGCGTACAATGTTGCAAAAGAGATTATTGAAGACACCCTGGGTCATGCCAAAGAGGGAACGAATGGTACAGAGATATTCAACAGGGCATTACACATTGTGCAAAAAGCGAAACTGGAAGAGTATTTTATGGGTTATGGGGAGGGGAAGGTAGGTTTTATAGGCCACGGACTTGGTCTTGAGATAAATGAACTCCCGGTTATCACCCCGAGGCATAGTGTAATCCTTGAAGAGGGTATGGTGTTCGCCTTTGAGCCAAAATTTATCATCCCTGGTAAGGGAGCAACAGGCATTGAGGTAGATTTTATTGTAAAAAAGAACGGCCTTGAGCGGGTTACAGATTCATCAATTGATGTAGTATATGTTTAA
- a CDS encoding proline--tRNA ligase, whose amino-acid sequence MLFSKMFIPTVKEDPKEAEVISHRLMLRAGFIRKLASGIYTWLPLGLKSLRKVENIIREEMNKKGAQEILMPFVQPKELWVESKRWDKYGKELLRFVDRNDRELCIGPTHEEVVTDLVRREIRSYKGLPLNLYQIQTKFRDEIRPRFGVMRGREFSMKDAYSFDVDEKGAEKSYMDMYGAYMNIFKRCGFRFRVVEADTGPIGGSFSHEFMVLADTGEDVIISCETCGYAANLERAEVGITGEKTGGRKGQYKRAATPGQKKVDEVASFLGVASDKLLKTIIYNTDKGIVGVLISGDREINETKLKNLLSLDYIELADESTIERVTGGPLGFSGPIGVGIPLYADRGVALMEDFVIGGNEQNLHIVDVNVDDFKVEGFYDLKIANAGDKCPRCEGMLTSTRGIEVGHIFKLGLKYSEAMNATFLDKDGKEKFMVMGCYGIGVGRTVAAAIEQGYDENGMILPLAIAPFEVEVLPVNSSHRETIELADNVYRTLLDKGIDTILDDRNERPGIKFKDCDLIGIPLRVTIGERNLKEGFVEIKQRNEKESQRVRKEDIVGRVLKYVEELKCV is encoded by the coding sequence ATGTTATTTTCGAAGATGTTTATTCCGACCGTAAAGGAAGACCCGAAAGAGGCTGAAGTCATAAGCCATAGACTGATGTTGAGGGCAGGTTTTATCAGAAAGCTGGCATCAGGTATATATACATGGCTGCCCCTCGGTTTAAAATCATTGAGGAAGGTAGAGAACATCATACGGGAAGAGATGAATAAAAAGGGTGCACAGGAGATTCTCATGCCTTTTGTTCAACCAAAAGAGTTATGGGTAGAAAGTAAAAGATGGGATAAATATGGAAAGGAACTTTTACGATTCGTCGACAGGAATGATAGAGAGTTATGCATTGGTCCTACTCATGAAGAGGTGGTGACGGACCTTGTGAGAAGGGAAATCAGGTCATATAAGGGGCTTCCTTTAAATCTTTATCAGATACAGACAAAATTCAGGGATGAAATTAGGCCTCGATTTGGTGTGATGAGGGGGAGAGAATTCTCTATGAAGGATGCCTACAGTTTTGATGTAGACGAAAAAGGGGCAGAAAAAAGCTACATGGATATGTATGGTGCATATATGAACATATTCAAGAGGTGTGGTTTCCGGTTCAGAGTGGTAGAGGCTGATACGGGACCAATCGGAGGGAGTTTCTCCCACGAGTTTATGGTGCTTGCAGATACCGGAGAAGATGTGATCATTTCATGCGAAACGTGTGGTTATGCTGCAAATCTGGAGCGGGCGGAGGTAGGCATAACCGGTGAAAAGACTGGAGGGAGAAAGGGACAATATAAACGTGCGGCAACTCCTGGTCAGAAGAAAGTGGACGAGGTAGCATCATTCCTCGGTGTTGCATCCGACAAGCTTCTTAAGACAATTATCTATAATACGGATAAAGGCATTGTAGGTGTGCTGATAAGTGGTGACAGGGAGATCAATGAGACAAAATTAAAGAACCTGTTGTCTCTTGATTATATAGAACTTGCCGACGAATCTACTATTGAAAGAGTTACTGGTGGACCTCTCGGTTTTTCAGGACCCATTGGGGTAGGTATTCCCCTTTATGCAGACAGGGGTGTAGCTTTAATGGAAGATTTCGTGATCGGAGGAAATGAGCAGAACCTTCATATAGTAGATGTTAATGTAGATGATTTTAAGGTTGAGGGTTTTTATGACCTTAAGATAGCGAATGCTGGTGATAAATGCCCGAGGTGTGAGGGTATGCTCACGTCAACAAGAGGGATTGAAGTAGGGCACATATTCAAGTTAGGCTTAAAGTATAGTGAAGCGATGAACGCTACCTTTCTTGATAAGGATGGGAAGGAAAAGTTTATGGTGATGGGTTGTTATGGTATTGGGGTTGGAAGGACTGTTGCGGCAGCAATTGAGCAAGGGTATGATGAAAACGGTATGATACTCCCCCTTGCTATTGCACCATTTGAGGTAGAAGTGTTGCCGGTAAACAGTTCCCATAGAGAGACTATAGAATTGGCGGATAATGTGTACAGGACATTGCTGGATAAAGGGATTGATACTATCCTTGATGACAGGAACGAAAGGCCTGGAATCAAGTTTAAGGATTGCGACCTCATAGGCATCCCCTTAAGGGTTACAATAGGTGAGAGAAATCTGAAAGAAGGTTTTGTTGAGATAAAACAAAGAAATGAAAAAGAATCACAAAGAGTAAGAAAGGAAGATATTGTCGGGAGGGTTCTGAAATATGTTGAAGAGCTTAAATGTGTGTGA